Part of the Candidatus Abyssobacteria bacterium SURF_5 genome is shown below.
CGTCAGGACGGCCGTTCCCGTAGTTCAGCGTCGCGACATACGCCAGTTTCTCCGGCGGCGCCTCCATCGCCTTCCGTGGAGACGGATAAAAAGTGGGGTCCGGTCGCAATAACGGCATCTCTCATCTCCCTTCTCAAGGCAGAACGCAAGTTCGACAAAAGAAATACATTCTTCGCTGCACACAAACAAATAATGACATTCAAAGAAAATACAGGCAAGCGGGAAAGCCGTGCATTTCTGATTTTCATTCTAGCGGACGCCAACGGAAGACATCAGAATCGATATGAACAGGTTTTCCGAAAAGGAGGGAAATGCAAATGTTGCCCAAGACAACATCGCGAGTGCCCGAACATACATCCGATAAGATCAACGAGAAGATTCGCCGCGAGACCGAGCGCAATATCGTCTACTATGCGGGAGCCGGACCGGACGTGCTCGAGAAACGCCTCGAGGAACTCGATCGCGAATGGGACATCGAGAGAATACTCGAAATGAATGCTTCAATGCTGGCGCTTCTTGGATTAACGCTGGGGGCGACCGTCAGCCGCAGATGGTTCATTCTTCCCGCGGTTGTTACCGGATTCCTGCTCCAGCACGCCCTCCAGGGCTGGTGC
Proteins encoded:
- a CDS encoding DUF2892 domain-containing protein codes for the protein MPKTTSRVPEHTSDKINEKIRRETERNIVYYAGAGPDVLEKRLEELDREWDIERILEMNASMLALLGLTLGATVSRRWFILPAVVTGFLLQHALQGWCPPVPVLRRAGIRTAAEIDHERYALKALRGDFQNLPPVEEASRKSAEIYAAVER